From bacterium, one genomic window encodes:
- the hpnC gene encoding squalene synthase HpnC yields MQSVPSLEKAYQECEKLAFSHYENFPVASWLLPKETRPHIAALYAFARIADDFADEPRYEGKRRTLLDGWERNLKAALKGKKSGPALVAFAGTIQKFDIPLSLPLALLRAFRMDLVKHRWSSWNSLLDYCRHSADPVGRMVLWISGVRDPKTLRYSDFICSGLQLINFWQDSSIDLKKGRIYYPRQLLKKHGIREKDLLNDHDSPQVRRMVREAVDFTESYFHRGFPILGSVSGRLKWELKATVKGGQAILDRIRALDYNVLAHRPVLTGWDKLRIGASLFFP; encoded by the coding sequence ATGCAAAGCGTTCCGTCCTTGGAAAAGGCCTATCAGGAATGTGAAAAACTGGCTTTTTCACATTATGAGAATTTTCCCGTGGCTTCATGGCTCCTGCCCAAGGAAACGCGCCCCCATATCGCCGCTCTTTATGCCTTCGCGCGCATCGCCGATGACTTCGCGGACGAACCTCGCTACGAGGGAAAACGCCGAACCCTCCTGGACGGCTGGGAGCGGAACCTTAAAGCAGCGCTGAAAGGTAAAAAAAGCGGTCCCGCCCTGGTAGCCTTCGCGGGTACGATCCAAAAATTCGATATTCCTCTCTCGCTCCCCTTGGCCCTTTTACGCGCTTTCCGCATGGATCTGGTGAAGCACCGCTGGTCCAGTTGGAATTCCCTGCTTGATTACTGTCGGCATAGCGCCGACCCGGTAGGCCGTATGGTCTTGTGGATCAGTGGGGTCCGGGACCCAAAAACCCTTCGTTATTCGGACTTTATCTGCTCGGGGCTCCAACTCATCAACTTCTGGCAGGACAGTTCCATCGACCTAAAAAAAGGCCGGATCTATTACCCTAGGCAATTGCTCAAAAAACACGGGATCCGTGAAAAGGACCTCTTGAACGATCATGATTCACCGCAGGTCCGCCGGATGGTACGGGAAGCGGTGGACTTCACGGAATCGTATTTCCACAGGGGTTTTCCCATTCTTGGATCGGTTTCCGGACGTCTGAAGTGGGAACTCAAGGCCACGGTCAAGGGTGGCCAGGCCATTTTGGATAGGATCCGGGCCCTCGACTACAATGTCCTGGCCCATCGTCCCGTTCTTACCGGTTGGGACAAGCTCCGCATCGGCGCAAGTTTGTTCTTTCCTTGA
- a CDS encoding phytoene/squalene synthase family protein — MDPRKGSLEKKTSFYYPLLLLPPARRRALESLYRFCWAADEISDGPGTPVQKRRKLALFKRELTLAFQQRARDPLFRDFQGVVKDFHLSPEPLRRILAGVERDLKPLRFKRFQELKDYALQVAGGPGLAIMEVFGLRDAAHRAYAENLGIFLQLTNITRDFLEDRDLGRFYLPAEDFKRFHLDPSNIEEGNSHWKPFVEFQLDRAWTFLERSRKALTLRQRGDRAFSEAIASVYIRLYQKLRNDPDRILRGRTRLSKREKASSVLGAVLRCAWWKVAG; from the coding sequence TTGGACCCGCGAAAAGGTTCCCTCGAAAAAAAGACCAGCTTCTATTACCCATTGCTCCTCCTGCCCCCGGCCCGGCGGCGGGCCCTGGAATCCCTTTACCGTTTCTGCTGGGCGGCCGATGAGATCAGTGACGGCCCCGGGACCCCCGTCCAAAAACGCCGCAAACTGGCCCTCTTCAAGAGGGAACTGACCTTGGCCTTCCAGCAAAGGGCCCGGGACCCTCTTTTCCGTGATTTTCAAGGGGTCGTGAAGGACTTCCATCTCTCCCCCGAACCCTTGCGGCGGATCCTCGCCGGGGTGGAGCGGGACTTGAAACCCCTCCGCTTCAAGCGTTTCCAGGAACTCAAAGATTATGCCCTTCAGGTGGCCGGCGGTCCGGGATTGGCGATCATGGAAGTTTTCGGGTTACGGGATGCCGCCCACCGGGCCTATGCCGAGAACCTCGGGATCTTCCTCCAGCTCACGAACATCACCCGGGATTTCCTGGAGGACCGGGACCTGGGACGGTTCTACCTTCCCGCGGAGGATTTCAAGCGCTTCCACCTGGATCCCTCGAACATTGAGGAGGGCAATTCCCATTGGAAACCCTTCGTGGAATTCCAGTTGGACCGGGCCTGGACCTTCCTGGAACGATCGCGGAAAGCCCTCACCCTCCGCCAACGGGGGGACCGGGCCTTCTCCGAGGCCATCGCTTCGGTCTATATCCGGCTCTATCAAAAGTTACGGAACGATCCCGACCGGATCCTGCGGGGCCGCACGCGCCTTTCCAAGCGGGAAAAAGCCAGCTCGGTCCTGGGCGCGGTCCTTCGTTGCGCCTGGTGGAAAGTGGCCGGATGA
- the hpnE gene encoding hydroxysqualene dehydroxylase HpnE has product MNKVLVVGGGFAGVAAATALAEKGHSVELLESRSSLGGRVYSIPATENFPAPVDNGPHLLMGCYEETLKLLERLGEKNPFLWIDPLRLTWFEKGGQVLKLNCAPLPAPLHLAWGFLTSNAFPWGEKVAMAKALQRFSRKPFSLPPGTETLDAFLKATRQGPRSRERFWEPLCNAVMNLAADRVPTGGIGEVLHRIFFRTRRDSALAVPAQPLGELGFPRVKPFLEDHSGRIHFNEGIQSFRVQGGAFELTSRSGKTFTADALIWAIPPSNLSALWPERIWDRPKDWVRLGKSPIVSVHVILSGAVTDEPMVGLPGAKFEWVFNRNSDWGWSGKAGEQYLSFTASAAEGLGTMKDAELVELAMRELRERCPAAKDLQVRHFKATREMAATFRWTLETGPLRPGCETPFPNVFLAGDWTDTGLPATIEGACLSGHRAAKAAIDFLKK; this is encoded by the coding sequence ATGAACAAGGTCCTGGTCGTGGGGGGAGGGTTCGCGGGGGTCGCCGCGGCGACGGCCCTGGCCGAAAAGGGCCATTCGGTCGAACTCTTGGAATCCCGCTCTTCCCTGGGAGGCCGGGTCTATTCCATCCCGGCGACCGAGAACTTCCCCGCGCCCGTCGACAACGGTCCCCATCTATTGATGGGTTGTTATGAGGAAACACTCAAGCTCCTGGAACGCCTGGGCGAAAAGAATCCCTTCCTCTGGATCGATCCCTTGAGATTGACTTGGTTCGAAAAAGGCGGTCAGGTCCTGAAATTGAATTGCGCTCCCCTGCCAGCCCCGCTCCATCTGGCCTGGGGATTCCTGACCTCCAATGCTTTTCCCTGGGGCGAAAAGGTCGCCATGGCCAAGGCTCTCCAACGCTTTTCGCGTAAGCCCTTCTCCCTTCCACCGGGCACGGAAACACTCGATGCCTTCCTGAAGGCCACGCGACAGGGCCCCAGGTCCCGGGAAAGGTTCTGGGAACCGCTTTGCAACGCGGTGATGAACTTGGCCGCTGACCGGGTACCCACTGGCGGGATCGGCGAGGTCCTGCACCGCATCTTTTTCCGGACAAGACGGGATAGTGCCCTGGCCGTCCCCGCTCAACCCCTGGGCGAACTGGGATTCCCCCGGGTGAAGCCCTTCCTAGAGGATCACAGCGGTCGGATCCACTTCAACGAGGGCATCCAATCCTTCCGTGTCCAGGGTGGTGCATTCGAACTGACTTCCCGCTCCGGCAAAACTTTTACAGCGGACGCGCTCATCTGGGCCATACCGCCCTCCAATCTCTCGGCCCTTTGGCCGGAAAGGATTTGGGATAGGCCGAAGGATTGGGTCCGGTTGGGTAAGTCCCCCATCGTGTCGGTGCATGTCATCCTGTCGGGAGCGGTCACGGACGAGCCGATGGTGGGTCTCCCGGGCGCGAAGTTCGAATGGGTCTTCAACCGCAATAGCGATTGGGGATGGAGCGGGAAAGCGGGAGAGCAATACCTGTCCTTCACCGCCAGCGCGGCCGAAGGCTTAGGAACGATGAAAGACGCGGAACTAGTGGAACTCGCCATGAGGGAACTGCGGGAGAGATGTCCGGCGGCCAAGGACCTTCAGGTTCGCCACTTCAAGGCCACCCGGGAAATGGCCGCCACCTTCCGCTGGACCCTGGAGACCGGGCCCCTACGGCCCGGGTGCGAAACACCCTTCCCCAACGTCTTCCTGGCCGGGGACTGGACCGACACCGGCCTTCCGGCCACCATCGAAGGCGCCTGCCTCTCGGGCCACCGCGCCGCAAAAGCCGCCATCGATTTTCTAAAGAAATAA
- the mprF gene encoding bifunctional lysylphosphatidylglycerol flippase/synthetase MprF yields the protein MDQNQQAQNRKKILQTLTILAVMILFFLALGTLRREVRMNRLDQVLEYFQEIPARQFLLALLASMGSYFALTLYDVLGIKHIKKSMSYWRTALTSFVAYSLSHNVGAAPITGGGIRYRFYSAWGLTAGESASVLLICGMTFWVGFMTMGALFFFLQPPELPPFQLPPAHFFFGTFQFDSTVFSGLVFGLGVFCVLAITAYLLSALFVRGTIRIAKWHFPTPSLPIALGQMAAGCLDWTCSGSVLYLLLPHSSLTFPSFMTIYLSAQLLGFLSQVPGGLGVLDVIILETLEPALPATSVAGALLAFRICYYFIPFLMGLLSFAGYEIVRNKEGFRRGLLILNRFAPDIAPHIFGWATFLAGAFAVMANAFPETPRRLLWLNESLPLGMIEGSHLLMGLTGALLLVTGRGLQQRLRSAYWMALVLLGLGVLGALFKGFDYKESLTLLILFGALLPCGLYFTRRNSVFQQRFPPLWVTAILFVLLSFIWVGVFNYRQEDYDPSLWNSFDLTGDSARFLRSGLLSTVTLAIFSLIALLSPTQPETDTPGMGELNRALGILRRSSRSMNLLALAGDKALFFNKKEDAFLMYAIEGKSWVVLGDPVGEAKEREDLALRFQDLCRRKKTWPLFFLVEPDHSQFYLDMGLSVMKVAEKARMPLTGFQVEGIPSTDLKHNHQRLKGNADLTFEVMPEGSFKALAPELGRISEEWLRKIKGREKGFSGGFFQERYLNYLPLGLVRQEGKLVAFANLLATADKAEISVDLLRWGAESPEGVEDYLLLECMAWASAQGFQWFHLGTAPTLDLEGGPLAAFKEKLAEILSPGITRPRPVDVRKEMDRFNAHWSTLYLAAPANLSLPAAFQDIQSLIAQGSRVRFKK from the coding sequence ATGGATCAAAACCAACAAGCCCAGAACCGAAAGAAGATCCTCCAGACCCTGACCATCCTGGCGGTCATGATCCTTTTCTTCCTGGCCCTGGGGACCCTCCGCCGGGAAGTGCGCATGAACCGGCTGGACCAGGTCCTGGAATATTTCCAAGAGATCCCGGCCCGACAGTTCCTCCTGGCCCTGCTGGCCTCCATGGGCAGTTACTTCGCCCTCACCCTCTACGATGTGCTCGGGATCAAGCACATCAAGAAGTCCATGTCCTACTGGCGGACGGCCCTGACCTCCTTCGTGGCCTACAGCCTCAGCCATAACGTCGGGGCGGCGCCCATCACGGGCGGCGGCATCCGTTACCGGTTCTATTCGGCCTGGGGCCTGACGGCGGGAGAGTCGGCCAGCGTGCTGCTCATCTGCGGCATGACCTTCTGGGTGGGTTTCATGACGATGGGGGCCCTCTTTTTCTTCCTCCAGCCGCCGGAACTGCCGCCTTTCCAGTTGCCGCCCGCCCATTTCTTCTTCGGTACCTTCCAATTCGATTCCACGGTCTTTTCCGGCCTGGTCTTCGGTCTGGGTGTTTTCTGCGTGTTGGCCATCACGGCCTATCTCTTGAGCGCGCTTTTCGTGCGGGGAACGATCCGCATCGCCAAGTGGCATTTCCCAACGCCCAGCCTACCCATCGCCCTGGGACAGATGGCGGCGGGTTGCCTGGACTGGACCTGTTCCGGTTCGGTCCTCTATCTTCTCCTGCCCCATTCCTCCCTCACCTTCCCATCCTTCATGACCATCTACCTCTCCGCCCAGCTCCTGGGGTTCCTCAGCCAGGTGCCGGGAGGGTTGGGTGTGCTGGACGTCATCATCCTGGAGACCCTGGAGCCGGCCTTGCCCGCCACCAGCGTGGCCGGGGCCCTGCTGGCCTTCCGGATCTGCTACTACTTCATCCCCTTCCTGATGGGCCTGCTCAGCTTCGCCGGTTACGAGATCGTCCGTAACAAGGAGGGCTTCCGCCGGGGCCTGCTCATCCTCAACCGATTCGCGCCCGATATCGCCCCGCACATCTTCGGATGGGCCACCTTCCTGGCGGGAGCCTTCGCGGTGATGGCCAACGCATTTCCCGAGACCCCGCGCCGCCTGCTTTGGCTCAATGAATCCCTCCCCCTGGGGATGATCGAAGGGTCCCACCTTCTGATGGGGCTCACCGGCGCCCTGCTCCTGGTCACCGGTCGCGGGCTCCAACAGCGCCTGCGCTCGGCCTATTGGATGGCGTTGGTCCTGTTGGGGCTGGGCGTCCTGGGCGCCCTCTTCAAGGGTTTCGACTACAAGGAGTCCCTGACCCTGCTCATCCTTTTCGGGGCGTTGTTGCCCTGCGGACTTTACTTCACCCGCCGCAATTCGGTCTTCCAGCAAAGGTTCCCGCCCCTTTGGGTGACGGCCATCCTTTTCGTGCTCTTGAGCTTCATCTGGGTCGGGGTCTTCAACTACCGCCAGGAGGACTATGACCCCTCCCTTTGGAACAGTTTTGACCTGACCGGGGACTCGGCCCGGTTCCTGCGATCCGGGCTCCTTTCCACGGTGACCTTGGCCATTTTTTCCCTCATCGCCCTTTTATCCCCGACCCAGCCGGAGACCGATACCCCCGGCATGGGGGAATTGAACCGCGCCTTGGGGATCCTGCGGCGATCCTCCCGTTCCATGAACCTGTTGGCTCTCGCCGGGGATAAGGCCCTCTTCTTCAACAAGAAGGAGGACGCCTTCCTCATGTATGCCATCGAGGGCAAGAGCTGGGTGGTGCTGGGGGATCCGGTGGGGGAGGCGAAGGAACGGGAGGACCTGGCGCTCCGATTCCAGGACCTTTGCCGCCGCAAGAAAACCTGGCCTCTTTTCTTCCTGGTGGAGCCCGATCATTCCCAGTTCTACCTGGATATGGGGCTTTCGGTCATGAAGGTGGCGGAAAAAGCCCGCATGCCATTGACGGGTTTCCAGGTGGAGGGCATCCCTTCGACGGACCTCAAGCACAACCACCAACGCCTCAAGGGGAACGCGGACCTGACCTTCGAGGTAATGCCGGAGGGTTCCTTCAAGGCCCTGGCTCCCGAGTTGGGGCGCATCTCCGAAGAGTGGCTGCGCAAGATCAAGGGCCGGGAGAAGGGCTTCTCCGGCGGTTTCTTCCAGGAGCGCTACCTGAACTACCTTCCTCTGGGGCTGGTGCGCCAGGAAGGGAAGCTGGTGGCCTTCGCCAACCTGCTGGCCACGGCGGACAAGGCCGAGATCTCGGTGGACCTGTTGCGCTGGGGGGCGGAAAGCCCGGAGGGGGTGGAGGATTACCTGCTCCTGGAATGCATGGCCTGGGCTTCGGCCCAGGGCTTCCAGTGGTTCCATCTGGGGACGGCCCCGACCCTGGACCTGGAAGGCGGGCCCTTGGCGGCCTTCAAGGAAAAGCTGGCCGAGATCCTTTCCCCGGGCATCACGCGGCCCCGGCCCGTCGATGTGCGCAAGGAGATGGACCGTTTCAACGCCCACTGGAGCACCCTCTACCTGGCCGCCCCGGCCAACCTTTCCCTTCCGGCGGCTTTCCAGGACATCCAGTCCCTCATCGCGCAGGGGAGCCGGGTGAGGTTCAAGAAATGA
- the pdxH gene encoding pyridoxamine 5'-phosphate oxidase, whose amino-acid sequence MAPTSLAHLRREYRNKPLLESQAPADPLRLFEKWFREALKVKALDVNAMILATVSPAGQPSARVVLLKGYDRKGFVFFTNYLSHKGRDLERHPQASLLFFWPELSRQIRLDGTARPVATWESDEYFQTRPRDSQLGAWVSEQSRVIGDRKVLDRRMREFEAKFRGKLVPRPPHWGGYRLNPKTIEFWKGQPSRLHDRLVYRKRSGNGWARERLAP is encoded by the coding sequence ATGGCACCGACCTCCCTCGCCCATCTCCGCCGGGAATACCGCAACAAGCCCCTCTTGGAAAGCCAAGCGCCCGCCGACCCCCTCCGCCTTTTCGAGAAATGGTTCAGGGAGGCCCTCAAGGTGAAGGCCCTGGACGTGAACGCCATGATCCTCGCCACCGTCTCGCCCGCCGGCCAACCCTCGGCGCGGGTCGTGCTCCTGAAGGGCTATGACCGTAAGGGCTTCGTGTTCTTCACCAATTACCTCAGCCACAAGGGCAGGGACCTGGAGCGACACCCCCAAGCCAGCCTCCTTTTCTTCTGGCCCGAACTGAGCCGCCAGATCCGCTTGGACGGGACGGCCCGCCCGGTGGCCACTTGGGAATCGGACGAATATTTCCAGACCCGGCCCCGGGACAGCCAATTGGGGGCCTGGGTGTCGGAGCAAAGCCGGGTGATCGGGGACCGGAAGGTCCTGGACCGCCGAATGAGGGAATTCGAGGCGAAGTTCCGGGGTAAGCTGGTGCCCCGGCCTCCGCATTGGGGGGGATACCGCCTCAATCCCAAGACCATCGAGTTCTGGAAGGGCCAGCCCAGCCGATTGCACGACCGGTTGGTCTACCGCAAGAGGTCCGGAAATGGGTGGGCCCGGGAGCGTTTGGCACCTTGA
- a CDS encoding aldo/keto reductase, whose product MLPKVKLGNQGLRVSRMGLGCMGMSDFYAGREEGRSLETLQRALELGLDFWDTADIYGPFTNEELLGRFLKGKRDKVVLATKFGNQRTPDGKFLGINGKPEYVRSCCEASLKRLQTDHIDLYYQHRVDASTPIEETVGEMAKLVKEGKIRFLGLSEAGPSTIRRAHQAHPISALQTEYSLWSRDPEGELLKTVRELGIGFVPYSPLGRGFLTGAFKTLEDLAPDDWRRKQPRFQPENFQKNLDLAKKVRTIASEKGCTPAQLALAWVLAQGEDVVPIPGTTKKERLEENLGALKVHLDKSELERFDQDFPRGITAGNRYADMSTVNR is encoded by the coding sequence ATGCTTCCAAAGGTGAAGTTGGGGAACCAGGGCCTTAGGGTGTCCCGCATGGGGTTGGGATGCATGGGGATGTCGGATTTTTACGCGGGCCGGGAAGAGGGCCGGTCGTTGGAAACCCTCCAGCGGGCCCTGGAGCTGGGCCTGGATTTCTGGGACACCGCGGATATCTACGGACCTTTCACCAATGAGGAACTGCTGGGCCGGTTTCTGAAGGGCAAGCGGGACAAGGTCGTCCTCGCCACCAAGTTCGGCAACCAGCGGACCCCCGATGGGAAATTCCTTGGCATCAATGGAAAACCCGAATATGTCCGTTCCTGCTGTGAGGCCTCCCTGAAGCGCCTCCAGACCGATCATATCGACCTCTACTACCAGCACCGGGTGGACGCCTCGACGCCCATCGAGGAAACGGTGGGCGAGATGGCCAAACTGGTGAAGGAAGGGAAGATCCGGTTCCTCGGGCTTTCCGAGGCGGGGCCTTCGACCATCCGGCGGGCCCATCAGGCCCATCCCATTTCGGCCCTGCAGACCGAGTATTCCCTTTGGAGCCGGGACCCGGAGGGGGAATTGCTCAAGACCGTCCGCGAATTGGGGATCGGGTTCGTCCCTTACAGCCCGCTCGGGCGGGGTTTCCTGACCGGCGCCTTCAAGACCCTGGAGGACCTGGCCCCGGACGATTGGCGGCGGAAACAACCCCGGTTCCAGCCGGAGAATTTCCAAAAGAACCTGGACCTGGCCAAAAAGGTCCGGACCATCGCTTCCGAGAAGGGCTGCACCCCCGCCCAATTGGCGTTGGCCTGGGTCCTGGCCCAGGGCGAGGATGTGGTCCCCATTCCCGGAACGACCAAAAAGGAACGCCTGGAGGAGAATCTGGGGGCCTTGAAGGTCCACCTGGACAAGTCGGAGCTGGAACGGTTCGACCAGGACTTTCCCCGAGGCATCACGGCGGGGAACCGTTATGCCGACATGAGCACCGTCAACCGCTAG
- a CDS encoding NAD(P)-binding domain-containing protein — protein sequence MKKIGIIGSGVVAQTLGTKLAELGHEVFLGTRDPKKLDEKKNMAGTLNEWLASIQGKAKVVTFQEAAAQGEILINATHGQASVEALKMAKADQVGGKTLIDTANELDFSKGFPMALAHEGRSVAGDIQAAFPNLKVVKCFNTLAAPLMVNPKMLHGGDHTIVLSGNDAGAKGQVTDLLKAFGWTDILDLGDIHAAKGQEMYMGLWVRLYGSLKNGMINIKVQR from the coding sequence ATGAAGAAGATCGGGATCATCGGGTCGGGCGTGGTCGCCCAAACCTTGGGGACCAAATTGGCGGAACTGGGGCACGAGGTCTTCCTCGGCACCCGGGACCCCAAGAAGCTCGACGAAAAGAAGAACATGGCCGGGACCCTGAACGAGTGGCTGGCTTCCATCCAAGGCAAGGCCAAGGTCGTCACCTTCCAAGAAGCGGCCGCCCAGGGCGAGATCCTCATCAACGCCACCCATGGCCAGGCCTCCGTCGAGGCCCTCAAGATGGCCAAGGCCGACCAAGTGGGCGGGAAGACCCTCATCGATACTGCCAACGAGCTGGATTTCAGCAAGGGGTTCCCCATGGCCCTGGCCCACGAGGGCCGGTCGGTGGCGGGGGATATCCAGGCCGCCTTCCCGAACCTCAAGGTCGTCAAATGCTTCAACACCCTCGCCGCGCCCCTGATGGTGAACCCCAAGATGTTGCACGGCGGGGACCATACCATCGTCCTTTCGGGAAATGACGCGGGCGCCAAGGGTCAGGTGACCGATCTTTTGAAGGCTTTCGGCTGGACCGACATCCTGGACCTGGGCGACATCCACGCCGCCAAAGGGCAGGAAATGTACATGGGGCTTTGGGTGAGGCTTTATGGATCCCTCAAGAACGGGATGATCAACATCAAGGTGCAACGCTAG
- a CDS encoding LysR family transcriptional regulator, giving the protein METHQLRYFLAVAQTGRFTEAAKACHVSQPSLSVQVAKLEEELGGPLFERTRKGGRLTARGETFLPRAKAILEQMESARADAQALSGLTLGKVTLGCMPTTGAHLLPPILTAFRKNHPKIQVQLKEESSPDLARDLEQGEIELAILDEEGLRPGLDSTTVLTEELLLAVPSRHRLAGKGPVSLKQAAEESFILMKSGHGFRQITLDLYRKVGLEPRVVFESGGIETVQALVAAGLGISLVPQMVARFPGVAYLKILQPKAARTLSLAWRKKAPLSPAAEALRKVILSQELG; this is encoded by the coding sequence ATGGAAACCCACCAACTTCGTTATTTCCTGGCCGTGGCCCAAACCGGGCGCTTCACCGAGGCCGCCAAGGCCTGCCATGTGTCCCAGCCCTCTCTTTCCGTCCAGGTCGCCAAATTGGAGGAGGAACTAGGGGGCCCCCTTTTCGAGCGCACCCGAAAAGGAGGAAGGTTAACGGCACGGGGCGAGACGTTCCTCCCGCGCGCGAAGGCCATCTTGGAGCAGATGGAATCGGCCCGGGCGGATGCCCAGGCCCTGTCGGGTTTGACCCTGGGCAAGGTGACCCTGGGCTGTATGCCCACGACCGGAGCCCATCTCCTGCCGCCTATCCTGACGGCTTTCCGCAAAAACCACCCTAAGATCCAGGTCCAGTTGAAGGAGGAATCCTCGCCCGACCTGGCGCGGGACCTGGAGCAGGGCGAGATCGAATTGGCCATCCTGGACGAAGAGGGCCTGCGGCCCGGCCTGGATTCCACCACGGTCCTTACCGAGGAACTGCTCCTGGCGGTCCCGTCCCGGCACCGCCTGGCGGGGAAGGGACCAGTGAGCTTGAAGCAAGCCGCGGAGGAATCCTTCATTCTAATGAAATCCGGCCACGGGTTCCGGCAGATCACGCTCGACCTTTACCGCAAGGTGGGACTGGAACCCCGGGTGGTCTTCGAGAGCGGCGGCATCGAAACAGTGCAGGCCCTGGTCGCCGCGGGATTGGGGATCAGCCTAGTCCCCCAAATGGTGGCCCGGTTCCCGGGCGTGGCTTACCTCAAGATCCTGCAACCCAAGGCGGCCCGGACCCTCTCGCTCGCCTGGCGCAAAAAGGCCCCGCTTTCCCCGGCGGCGGAAGCGCTCCGGAAGGTCATCCTTTCCCAAGAACTGGGATAG
- the leuC gene encoding 3-isopropylmalate dehydratase large subunit, translating to MAKGTLYNKVWDSHVVDKLPTGQYQLFIGLHLIHEVTSPQAFDMIKEKGLKVAYPGRTFATVDHIVPTQSQARPFADGEAEQMMGAIEKNVRDFGVPFFDFKSGFQGIVHIVGPENGLTQPGMTIACGDSHTSTHGAFGTLAFGIGTTQVRDVLATQCLAMDALKVRRINVTGKLKPGVTAKDVTLYIIQKLGVKGGIGYAYEYGGNVFDNFTMEERMTVCNMAIEGGARVGYVNPDQTTFDYLKGRKYSPAADKWDKAVAYWKSFASDKDAQYDDVVEFKGEDIEPIVTWGITPDQSVGVNDQLPAVGKFSADEVKTVELAYQHMDLKPGQPIKGTPIDVAFIGSCTNGRLSDLREAAKVAKGRKVSSKVRAFVVPGSQQVKAAAEKEGLDKIFREAGFEWREAGCSMCLAMNPDKLKGREISASSSNRNFIGRQGSKDGRTMLMSPAMVAAAAIEGKVADVRELIK from the coding sequence ATGGCGAAAGGAACGCTCTACAACAAGGTCTGGGATTCCCACGTGGTGGACAAGCTCCCCACCGGCCAATACCAGCTTTTCATCGGCCTGCACCTGATCCACGAGGTCACCAGCCCCCAGGCCTTCGACATGATCAAGGAAAAGGGCCTGAAGGTGGCCTACCCGGGCCGAACCTTCGCCACCGTGGACCACATCGTCCCCACCCAAAGCCAGGCCCGGCCCTTCGCCGACGGCGAGGCCGAGCAGATGATGGGCGCCATCGAGAAGAACGTCCGTGACTTCGGGGTCCCCTTCTTCGACTTCAAGTCCGGTTTCCAGGGCATCGTGCACATCGTCGGCCCGGAGAACGGCCTCACCCAACCCGGCATGACCATCGCCTGCGGCGATTCCCACACTTCCACCCACGGGGCCTTCGGGACCCTCGCTTTCGGTATCGGCACCACCCAGGTGCGGGATGTGCTGGCCACCCAATGCCTGGCCATGGACGCCCTGAAGGTCCGGCGGATCAATGTGACGGGCAAGCTCAAGCCCGGCGTCACCGCCAAGGACGTGACCCTCTATATCATCCAGAAGCTGGGGGTGAAGGGCGGCATCGGCTACGCCTACGAATACGGCGGGAATGTGTTCGACAACTTCACCATGGAAGAGCGTATGACCGTCTGCAACATGGCCATCGAGGGGGGCGCCCGGGTAGGCTATGTGAACCCGGACCAGACCACCTTCGACTACCTCAAAGGCCGCAAATATTCGCCGGCCGCCGATAAATGGGACAAGGCGGTCGCCTACTGGAAGTCCTTCGCCTCCGATAAGGACGCCCAATATGACGACGTGGTCGAGTTCAAGGGCGAGGACATCGAACCCATCGTGACCTGGGGCATCACGCCCGACCAGTCGGTGGGCGTGAACGACCAACTGCCCGCGGTCGGTAAATTCTCCGCGGACGAGGTGAAGACCGTGGAGCTGGCCTACCAACATATGGACCTGAAACCCGGCCAGCCCATCAAGGGAACCCCCATCGATGTGGCCTTCATTGGCTCCTGCACCAACGGACGTTTGAGCGACCTGCGCGAGGCCGCCAAGGTCGCCAAAGGCCGCAAGGTCTCCTCGAAGGTCCGGGCTTTCGTGGTCCCCGGTTCCCAACAGGTGAAGGCCGCCGCCGAGAAGGAAGGGTTGGACAAGATCTTCCGGGAGGCGGGTTTCGAATGGCGCGAGGCGGGCTGTTCCATGTGCCTAGCCATGAACCCCGACAAGCTCAAGGGCCGGGAGATCTCGGCCTCATCGTCGAACCGCAATTTCATCGGGCGCCAGGGTTCGAAGGACGGCCGGACCATGCTGATGAGCCCCGCCATGGTGGCCGCCGCGGCCATCGAAGGAAAAGTAGCCGATGTCCGTGAACTGATCAAATAA